A window from Chroicocephalus ridibundus chromosome 11, bChrRid1.1, whole genome shotgun sequence encodes these proteins:
- the FNDC9 gene encoding fibronectin type III domain-containing protein 9: MNIEVHNITYTSATVSWAMNNPCPENYYHVMYRPNWNSVFAGYLRQNFHREERVPHPLSSLVLHRLTPSTIYVLCITCKNSYPSSNHCTTFHTLDKTPLVFGGSKHEPTTSMWMVSSLLLLCFIALLAYGCLQFWSARCHRAARLKHPDASPEEVGEDSSSPEGPLNDGLREELLEVPMTTVLMRSSSFIRESPYSSPHCFFSYKTSDDKRAILPQHGLQ; this comes from the coding sequence ATGAACATCGAAGTGCACAACATCACTTACACCAGCGCCACCGTCTCCTGGGCCATGAACAACCCCTGTCCAGAGAACTACTACCATGTCATGTACCGCCCCAACTGGAACAGCGTCTTTGCTGGCTATTTACGCCAAAACTTCCACCGCGAGGAGCGAGTTCCTCACCCGCTCAGCTCCCTCGTCCTCCACCGACTCACACCATCCACCATCTATGTCCTCTGCATCACGTGCAAGAACTCTTACCCCTCCAGCAACCACTGCACCACCTTCCACACTCTGGACAAAACCCCCCTGGTTTTCGGCGGCTCTAAGCACGAACCTACCACCTCCATGTGGATGGTGAGcagcctgctgctcctctgcttcaTTGCTCTCCTGGCTTATGGCTGCCTGCAGTTCTGGTCTGCACGGTGCCACCGGGCCGCAAGGCTGAAGCATCCCGATGCCAGCCCCGAAGAAGTGGGAGAAGACAGCAGCTCGCCAGAGGGGCCGCTGAATGACGGACTGAGAGAGGAGCTTCTGGAAGTCCCCATGACCACTGTACTAATGAGGAGCTCCAGTTTCATCAGGGAGAGTCCATATAGCTCCCcccactgctttttttcctataaaaccaGCGATGATAAAAGGGCCATCTTGCCACAGCACGGCCTTCAGtga
- the NIPAL4 gene encoding magnesium transporter NIPA4 isoform X1 — MEPLGANSSCSNGSLVTLSCLSHRVVCQVIGDADPADSVQDNGTLDIFWVTQLESNYGFYIGLGLAVFSSFLIGSSVILKKKGLLRLVEKGGTRAGDGGHGYLKDWLWWAGLLTMGGGEAANFAAYAFAPATIVTPLGALSVLISAILSSYLLGERLNLLGKLGCMLSLVGSTVMVIHAPEDEEVTTLDEMSSKLKEPGFLAYAAILLALCFLLIFYLAPRYGQSNILIYLTICSVIGAFSVSSVKGLGIAIKGFFAGRPVLQHPLTWILVITLVASITTQINYLNKSLDIFNTSLVFPIYYVLFTTIVITTSIILFKEWVTMTVVDIIGTVCGFLTIILGVFLLHAFKDMDVSLGNLPEVLQSGQQAPVTRDDKNILIEVDNSSIAPEDKPKVFMIYT, encoded by the exons ATGGAGCCGCTGGGGgccaacagcagctgcagcaacg GGTCTCTGGTCACCCTTTCGTGCCTTTCCCACCGCGTCGTGTGCCAGGTCATCGGTGATGCTGACCCAGCTGACTCCGTCCAGGACAATGGGACTTTGGATATCTTCTGGGTAACTCAGCTGGAAAGCAACTATGGATTCTACATTGGTCTGGGCTTGGCTGTCTTCTCCAGCTTCCTCATCGGAAGCAGCGTCATCCTCAAGAAGAAGGGGCTGCTACGGCTGGTGGAGAAGGGGGGCACCAGGGCAG GAGATGGAGGCCACGGCTACCTGAAGGACTGGCTTTGGTGGGCTGGCTTGTTAACCA TGGGCGGAGGGGAAGCTGCCAACTTTGCCGCCTATGCCTTTGCTCCTGCAACTATCGTCACGCCTCTGGGGGCTCTGAGTGTGCTCATAAG TGCCATCTTGTCTTCCTATTTGCTTGGAGAGCGGCTCAACCTGCTGGGAAAGCTGGGCTGCATGCTCAGCCTCGTGGGCAGCACCGTGATGGTGATACATGCCCCAGAGGACGAGGAGGTCACCACTCTGGATGAAATGTCTTCTAAGCTGAAAGAGCCAG gTTTCCTCGCTTATGCTGCGATCCTCTtggctctctgcttcctcctgatCTTCTACCTCGCACCCCGCTATGGCCAGAGCAACATCCTCATCTACCTCACCATCTGCTCCGTGATTGGTGCCTTCTCCGTGTCCTCAGTCAAGGGCCTGGGTATTGCCATCAAGGGCTTCTTTGCTGGCCGGCCTGTGCTGCAGCACCCACTGACGTGGATCTTAGTCATCACGCTGGTGGCATCCATCACCACACAAATTAACTACCTCAATAAGTCTTTAGACATTTTCAACACCTCTTTGGTGTTTCCCATCTACTATGTGCTGTTCACCACCATCGTCATCACAACTTCCATCATCCTCTTTAAGGAGTGGGTCACCATGACCGTAGTGGACATCATTGGGACAGTTTGTGGCTTCCTCACCAtcattttgggggtgtttttacTCCATGCCTTCAAAGACATGGACGTCAGCTTAGGGAACCTACCAGAAGTCCTCCAGAGTGGACAGCAAGCGCCAGTCACCCGAGACGACAAGAACATCCTAATAGAGGTGGACAACTCCAGCATCGCCCCAGAGGATAAACCGAAAGTATTCATGATCTACACCTAG
- the NIPAL4 gene encoding magnesium transporter NIPA4 isoform X2, with protein sequence MEPLGANSSCSNGSLVTLSCLSHRVVCQVIGDADPADSVQDNGTLDIFWVTQLESNYGFYIGLGLAVFSSFLIGSSVILKKKGLLRLVEKGGTRAGDGGHGYLKDWLWWAGLLTMGGGEAANFAAYAFAPATIVTPLGALSVLISAILSSYLLGERLNLLGKLGCMLSLVGSTVMVIHAPEDEEVTTLDEMSSKLKEPGFLAYAAILLALCFLLIFYLAPRYGQSNILIYLTICSVIGAFSVSSVKGLGIAIKGFFAGRPVLQHPLTWILVITLVASITTQINYLNKSLDIFNTSLVFPIYYVLFTTIVITTSIILFKEWVTMTVVDIIGTVCGFLTIILGVFLLHAFKDMDVSLGNLPEVLQSGQQAPVTRDDKNILIEVDNSSIAPEDKPKTLA encoded by the exons ATGGAGCCGCTGGGGgccaacagcagctgcagcaacg GGTCTCTGGTCACCCTTTCGTGCCTTTCCCACCGCGTCGTGTGCCAGGTCATCGGTGATGCTGACCCAGCTGACTCCGTCCAGGACAATGGGACTTTGGATATCTTCTGGGTAACTCAGCTGGAAAGCAACTATGGATTCTACATTGGTCTGGGCTTGGCTGTCTTCTCCAGCTTCCTCATCGGAAGCAGCGTCATCCTCAAGAAGAAGGGGCTGCTACGGCTGGTGGAGAAGGGGGGCACCAGGGCAG GAGATGGAGGCCACGGCTACCTGAAGGACTGGCTTTGGTGGGCTGGCTTGTTAACCA TGGGCGGAGGGGAAGCTGCCAACTTTGCCGCCTATGCCTTTGCTCCTGCAACTATCGTCACGCCTCTGGGGGCTCTGAGTGTGCTCATAAG TGCCATCTTGTCTTCCTATTTGCTTGGAGAGCGGCTCAACCTGCTGGGAAAGCTGGGCTGCATGCTCAGCCTCGTGGGCAGCACCGTGATGGTGATACATGCCCCAGAGGACGAGGAGGTCACCACTCTGGATGAAATGTCTTCTAAGCTGAAAGAGCCAG gTTTCCTCGCTTATGCTGCGATCCTCTtggctctctgcttcctcctgatCTTCTACCTCGCACCCCGCTATGGCCAGAGCAACATCCTCATCTACCTCACCATCTGCTCCGTGATTGGTGCCTTCTCCGTGTCCTCAGTCAAGGGCCTGGGTATTGCCATCAAGGGCTTCTTTGCTGGCCGGCCTGTGCTGCAGCACCCACTGACGTGGATCTTAGTCATCACGCTGGTGGCATCCATCACCACACAAATTAACTACCTCAATAAGTCTTTAGACATTTTCAACACCTCTTTGGTGTTTCCCATCTACTATGTGCTGTTCACCACCATCGTCATCACAACTTCCATCATCCTCTTTAAGGAGTGGGTCACCATGACCGTAGTGGACATCATTGGGACAGTTTGTGGCTTCCTCACCAtcattttgggggtgtttttacTCCATGCCTTCAAAGACATGGACGTCAGCTTAGGGAACCTACCAGAAGTCCTCCAGAGTGGACAGCAAGCGCCAGTCACCCGAGACGACAAGAACATCCTAATAGAGGTGGACAACTCCAGCATCGCCCCAGAGGATAAACCGAAA acGCTCGCATGA